The sequence below is a genomic window from Mycobacteroides abscessus ATCC 19977.
AGGCCAGCGGTGTGTAGGTCATCAGGAGCGTCAGCCAGCCCACCCACATACAAATCCGGAATCGGTCGCGGCGTAGGGCCAACATGATCAATGTGCCGATGCCGGTCAGTGGGTGCCGGGGTGTTCCGTCGGTACCAGGCCGGTGGATGGGAAGTGTCGCGAAATCGGTGCTCACCGCGAGGCGCCCTGGTACTCGCGCATGAACAATTCTTCGAGGGAGGCGGGGGCCACGCTCAGGTCGACGATCCCGAGACCGGCCAATTGTTCCATCGTGCGGTCAAGATCGCTGCGATCCACGGTGAAGGATGCGCGGTTGCCTCCGATGGTGACGTCGCGCAACTGTGGAATCGATTTCAGTCCTGAGGGATTGGCCAAGGTGCGCACCGTGACCGACGTCCGCATGAAGTGCCGTAGCTCGGCCAATGAACCCGAGAGCACGGTACGGCCGGCGCGCACGATGGTGACCCGGTGACAGAGCTTTTCCACCTCGGCCAGAATGTGGCTGGAAAGCAGTACCGCACATCCGCGTGTCGATACCTCGGCCACGCACTCTTGAAAGACCGTTTCCATGAGGGGATCCAGTCCTGAGGTCGGTTCGTCGAGGATGAACAGATCGGCGTCCGAACAGAATGCGGCTATCAGCGCCACCTTCTGACGATTTCCCTTGGAATATGTGCGCGCCTTCTTGGTGGGGTCCAATTCGAAGCGCTCGATGAGTTCATTGCGCCGGCGGATTGAAATATGTTCGGTACCAAGCATTCTGGTGAGGAAGTCGATGGCCTGCCCGCCGGTGAGGTTGGGCCACAGGGTGACATCTCCCGGTACGTAGGCGATCAGTCGGTGCAGGTCGACGGCATTGACCCAGGGGTCGCCGCCGAGGAGCTGTACGGTGCCGGCATCGGCGCGCAGCAGGCCGAGTAGTACCCGGATTGTGGTGGACTTGCCGGCGCCGTTCGGTCCGAGGAAGCCCGCCACTTCGCCATGTGCGACGGACAAATCCAGGCCGTCGAGTGCCTTGGTTTTTCCGAAAAGCTTCGTCAGTCCTCGTATTTCGACCGCCAAATTCGGATACGTCACTTCGGATCTCCTTTGCTGTGAGATTTATCCTGTTGTACGGCAAAGGCATCGAGCATGGTGGAATCTGTCATCAGGCCCTCGGTGTAGACCTCGATCGCGGGGAAGATCAGTTCATCGGCGTAGCGCCGCAAGATTTCTCGCAGGTCCTCATTCGCGTGCATCTGCACGTAGATGATCAGCGAGCCCACGCTGTTCAGTGAGACCCACAAGGCGCGACCCTTGGGATCGCGGCTCGGCTTGATGGTGCCGGCACGTACCCCGTCCTCAAGGTACTGCTCAGCATCGTCGATCGAACGGCGCAGGAAGGCGCGGCCCGGTTCGCCGCCGGATTGCACGCTGTGCAGCAGATATCTGACCATCGGTGCGAACGTTTCGATTTCG
It includes:
- a CDS encoding ABC transporter ATP-binding protein, producing MTYPNLAVEIRGLTKLFGKTKALDGLDLSVAHGEVAGFLGPNGAGKSTTIRVLLGLLRADAGTVQLLGGDPWVNAVDLHRLIAYVPGDVTLWPNLTGGQAIDFLTRMLGTEHISIRRRNELIERFELDPTKKARTYSKGNRQKVALIAAFCSDADLFILDEPTSGLDPLMETVFQECVAEVSTRGCAVLLSSHILAEVEKLCHRVTIVRAGRTVLSGSLAELRHFMRTSVTVRTLANPSGLKSIPQLRDVTIGGNRASFTVDRSDLDRTMEQLAGLGIVDLSVAPASLEELFMREYQGASR
- a CDS encoding TetR/AcrR family transcriptional regulator: MRSADDLTAAARIRDAAIKLWGEQGNGASVRAIADAAGVSPALVIHHYGSKDGLRQAVDDYLLAYIRSEKSRTITSNDPQVWLDAIDEIETFAPMVRYLLHSVQSGGEPGRAFLRRSIDDAEQYLEDGVRAGTIKPSRDPKGRALWVSLNSVGSLIIYVQMHANEDLREILRRYADELIFPAIEVYTEGLMTDSTMLDAFAVQQDKSHSKGDPK